One genomic segment of Anser cygnoides isolate HZ-2024a breed goose chromosome 20, Taihu_goose_T2T_genome, whole genome shotgun sequence includes these proteins:
- the HDHD3 gene encoding haloacid dehalogenase-like hydrolase domain-containing protein 3, whose amino-acid sequence MLGLRLVTWDVKDTLLRLRQPVGQSYCAEARAHGVRLQPEALGEAFREAYGAQSRRFPNYGQGQGLSSKRWWLDVVKQTFRLAGVHEDRVLSLMAENLYRDFCSARNWELLPGASETLSRCRRRGLRMGVVSNFDNRLEDILAQCDLRRHFEFVLTSEAAGFAKPDGRIFEQALRLAGVLPEQAAHIGDDYARDYRAAREVGMHSFLLRTAGQGGQPEVPPGHVLPTLSHLLALIEKG is encoded by the coding sequence ATGCTTGGGCTGCGCTTGGTGACGTGGGACGTGAAGGACACGCTGCTGCGGCTCCGGCAGCCCGTGGGGCAGAGTTACTGCGCCGAGGCCCGGGCTCACGGCGTGCGGCTGCAGCCCGAGGCGCTCGGCGAGGCGTTCCGGGAGGCGTACGGCGCCCAGAGCAGGCGCTTCCCCAACTACGGCCAGGGCCAGGGCCTGAGCTCCAAGCGCTGGTGGCTGGACGTGGTGAAACAAACCTTCAGGCTCGCGGGCGTGCACGAAGACCGAGTCCTCTCGCTGATGGCCGAAAACCTTTACCGGGACTTCTGCAGCGCGCGCaactgggagctgctgccggGAGCCAGCGAGACCTTGAGCCGGTGCCGCCGGCGCGGCTTGCGCATGGGGGTGGTCTCCAACTTCGACAACCGGCTCGAAGACATCCTGGCACAGTGCGACCTGCGGCGCCACTTTGAGTTCGTGCTCACCTCGGAGGCCGCGGGCTTCGCCAAGCCGGACGGGAGGATCTTTGAGCAAGCCCTGCGCCTCGCCGGGGTCCTGCCCGAGCAGGCGGCTCACATCGGGGACGACTACGCCAGGGACTACAGGGCCGCCCGAGAGGTGGGCATGCACAGCTTTCTGCTCCGCACCGCCGGGCAGGGTGGGCAGCCAGAGGTGCCCCCGGGGCACGTCCTGCCCACGCTGAGCCACCTGCTGGCCCTCATCGAGAAGGGGTAG